A window of Flavobacteriales bacterium contains these coding sequences:
- a CDS encoding SRPBCC family protein → MELKFICETNIDAPRDKVVALWSDPDNLKHWQEGFLGIEHLTGERGATGSTSRMRYLMGKNEMELHETIVKNDLPDEFIGEYVHEKMSNRLTTRFTDLGDGRTAYWSEVHYTELHGFMVQMMARLFPGVFKKQVMKWILNFKKFVEVQE, encoded by the coding sequence ATGGAACTGAAATTCATATGTGAGACGAACATCGATGCTCCGCGTGATAAGGTCGTGGCACTCTGGTCCGACCCGGATAACCTCAAGCATTGGCAAGAGGGATTCCTCGGGATTGAACATCTGACCGGAGAGAGAGGCGCAACAGGATCCACTTCCCGTATGCGCTATCTCATGGGCAAGAATGAGATGGAGCTCCATGAGACCATCGTCAAGAATGACCTTCCGGATGAGTTTATCGGGGAGTATGTGCATGAGAAGATGTCCAATCGCTTGACTACGCGATTCACGGATCTAGGAGATGGCAGGACTGCCTATTGGTCGGAAGTGCACTATACCGAGCTGCATGGATTCATGGTCCAGATGATGGCCCGCTTGTTTCCCGGAGTCTTCAAGAAGCAGGTGATGAAGTGGATTTTGAACTTCAAGAAATTCGTAGAAGTGCAAGAGTGA